One genomic window of Salvelinus namaycush isolate Seneca chromosome 22, SaNama_1.0, whole genome shotgun sequence includes the following:
- the LOC120017949 gene encoding 2-aminoethanethiol dioxygenase-like, producing the protein MLRDNMTSIVQKIARQALVTFRNPSSFGDKAFLGNQCKLQSLMTEIRAADLKIPPRKVDSASTPLPHNPPVTYMHICETDEFSMGVFLLKSGASIPLHDHPGMYGMLKVMYGKVRITCFDRLDKSSSVASDTQFNPPLLPFQRGALRRSILGSVGEFTEESGPCILTPDRNNLHQIDAVDGPTAFLDILAPPYDPDDGRDCHYYKVLQSAPDSEDKKADGQKEVWLMEVSQPSEFWCGGEPYPGPEVKI; encoded by the coding sequence ATGCTTCGAGACAACATGACCTCCATCGTACAGAAAATTGCTAGACAGGCGCTTGTAACTTTTAGAAACCCATCTTCATTCGGTGATAAAGCGTTTTTGGGTAATCAATGTAAACTCCAAAGCCTCATGACCGAAATCAGAGCTGCGGATCTGAAGATCCCTCCAAGGAAAGTTGACAGCGCTTCTACGCCTTTGCCACACAACCCCCCGGTCACATACATGCACATATGCGAGACAGACGAATTCAGCATGGGGGTGTTTCTGCTAAAAAGCGGTGCTTCCATCCCCTTGCACGACCACCCGGGAATGTACGGAATGTTGAAAGTTATGTATGGCAAGGTTAGGATCACCTGTTTTGACAGGTTGGACAAATCATCTAGCGTGGCCAGTGACACGCAATTCAATCCTCCACTGCTACCTTTTCAGAGAGGTGCGCTGAGGAGGTCGATACTTGGGTCGGTCGGGGAGTTTACAGAAGAAAGCGGACCGTGTATCTTGACCCCTGACCGAAACAACCTTCACCAAATCGATGCAGTCGATGGGCCCACCGCTTTCCTCGATATTTTGGCACCCCCATATGATCCAGACGACGGGAGAGACTGTCATTATTACAAAGTTCTGCAGTCTGCCCCGGATTCTGAGGACAAAAAGGCTGACGGTCAAAAAGAAGTTTGGCTGATGGAAGTATCCCAACCTTCTGAATTCTGGTGTGGTGGTGAACCATACCCAGGCCCTGAAGTGAAGATCTGA
- the LOC120017950 gene encoding early growth response protein 2b-like translates to MTAKTIDKVCVPTSSFIQDIQEVIYSMEEEISASLPETGTGLIKVESYWKQHGQLGETEGGDCFSEEKSTLELIYHGNFTQPPSTQAVAYTGKFSINSRGLGGYWNPGGAINVASADIRVAASSPVPALPSPEPPNFYAGTVSCTMAQSQHDINHMYATPSYSCTGEMYQDQSTYLATSTCPMSYPQPSYSSYTSPKSTVDSALLNIMPDYSGFFQPNCQRDIQAFPDRKALPYSLDSLRVPPPLTPLNTIRNFTLGGPATEGPCPPNPYNTPNLPLRPILRPRKYPNLPSKTPVHERPYPCPAESCDRRFSRSDELSRHVRIHTGHKPFQCRFCMRSFSRSDHLTTHIRTHTGEKPFSCDHCGRKFARSDERRRHTKIHLRQKEKKSS, encoded by the exons ATGACAGCTAAAACTATTGACAAAGTTTGTGTACCCACCAGTAGTTTTATACAAGACATTCAAGAGGTAATCTATTCAATGGAAGAGGAAATATCCGCATCATTGCCAGAGACGGGAACTGGGTTAATAAAAGTTGAATCATATTGGAAACAGCACGGCCAATTGGGTGAAACCGAGGGGG GTGATTGTTTTAGTGAAGAAAAGAGCACCCTCGAGTTGATTTACCACGGCAACTTTACGCAGCCACCGAGCACTCAGGCTGTGGCATACACGGGGAAGTTCTCGATCAATTCTAGAGGTTTAGGAGGATACTGGAATCCCGGGGGTGCCATTAACGTAGCTAGTGCTGACATAAGGGTGGCAGCTTCGTCCCCGGTGCCTGCCTTGCCCTCGCCTGAACCACCAAACTTTTACGCAGGAACTGTGAGCTGCACCATGGCGCAGAGTCAACACGATATAAACCACATGTATGCTACGCCGTCTTACTCTTGTACCGGGGAAATGTACCAGGATCAATCAACCTACCTGGCAACGTCAACCTGCCCCATGTCTTATCCACAGCCGTCGTACTCATCCTATACATCACCAAAGTCGACAGTGGACAGCGCACTCTTAAACATCATGCCTGACTACAGCGGGTTCTTCCAGCCAAACTGCCAACGAGACATCCAGGCATTTCCTGACAGGAAAGCGTTACCATATTCACTGGACTCTCTGAGGGTTCCACCACCTCTGACACCTCTGAACACAATAAGGAATTTTACGCTTGGGGGACCTGCGACAGAGGGCCCTTGTCCACCAAATCCCTACAACACTCCGAACTTACCCCTGAGGCCAATATTGAGACCGAGAAAGTATCCAAATCTCCCAAGCAAAACGCCTGTCCATGAGCGACCATACCCTTGCCCAGCAGAGAGCTGCGATAGGAGGTTCTCGCGGTCGGACGAGCTGAGCAGACACGTCAGGATCCACACAGGGCACAAACCCTTCCAGTGTCGGTTCTGCATGCGCAGTTTCAGTCGCAGCGACCACCTCACTACGCACATCCggacacacactggagaaaaacCCTTCTCCTGCGACCACTGTGGAAGAAAGTTTGCCAGGAGTGATGAAAGAAGGAGACACACGAAAATCCACttaagacagaaagagaaaaagtCATCATAA
- the LOC120017695 gene encoding kinesin-like protein KIF11-B, with translation MSTHNSFSVAKKDEKGRNIQVVVRCRPFNNAERKSAAHGVIDTVENRKEINVRTGGIGDKAARKTYTFDMVFGPSAKQIDVYKSVVCPILDEVIGGYNCTVFAYGQTGTGKTFTMEGERSPNEEFTWEEDPLAGIIPRTLHQIFEKLSESGTEFSVKVSLLEIYNEELFDLLSPFPDVTERLQLFDDPRNKRGVIIKGLEEITVHNKNEVYQILERGSAKRKTASTLMNAYSSRSHSVFSVTIHMKEITVDGEELVKIGKLNLVDLAGSENIGRSGAVDKRAREAGNINQSLLTLGRVITALVEKRPHVPYRESKLTRILQDSLGGRTKTSIIATVSPASINLEETLSTLDYANRAKNIMNKPEVNQKLTKRTLIKEYTEEIERLKRDLAATRDKNGVYLSSENYESMAAAISSQEEHITEYTEKIAAVEEELKSVTELFEDRKEKLDKCTNDLEEKNQKLQETHRDLQKTKQKLTEEEFIVSELATTEEKLYTTADKLLTTVDASTKDVSGLHAKLERKKKVEEHNSEIQMSFADCMDAMFSQMQNSVEDQHSKHQGMLDSYKNSVEGLLTVNDKAFKGAMATVATSFCSIKDLVADGVTKCQAKMMEQEMLCVEAKNSLHQVLEEHKLELEEVLVAQVLPGLSAIMAMNDSLRKTLETHHALAAKMESMKVETASFFSGHAQDLATLRETATEGLGSLKTEHDNLKEQISRADKEHQTGMTQVIQCLQNQLNLLAMETQNNYAGLMNASDALQVPVQSLQQTLQTRCSVSENQTATQKERLESTTASLISEVQQTAQEATRTVDECSGYCSHLHSSLTQLGEKSLQWCASTKDGIDSQAQAQLTLIRDQTASAQILLTRVEQSCEERVQEVSGQLKQQQEMVKEGLGAMKEQTSLDQNTLEHHQTELKAHLEDGLARVHSFLSEELLQDVPTGATPRRRDFVYPRLLAKSKSRAELLENLRHKQEELQTALFQCDAVEEEKQVDQDSLEDEVSGYDYVTEPPYIDENLMCYENGRVPFFKQKKAGKKEKSVNHSKMVDNDTQATPVRSKLPLRCQN, from the exons ATGTCTACGCACAACTCGTTCAGTGTCGCAAAGAAGGATGAGAAGGGGAGAAATATTCAAGTCGTTGTGAGATGCAG ACCCTTCAACAACGCGGAACGCAAGTCTGCCGCCCATGGAGTCATTGACACAGTAGAAAATCGAAAAGAGATCAATGTGCGAACGGGAGGGATTGGCGATAAGGCAGCTAGGAAGACGTACACCTTTGATATG GTGTTTGGTCCATCTGCCAAGCAAATTGATGTCTACAAGAGTGTTGTCTGCCCTATTTTGGATGAAGTGATTGGTGGATACAATTGTACAGTTTTTGC CTATGGCCAAACGGGAACAGGAAAGACTTTTACAATGGAAGGAGAAAGATCTCCAAATGAAGAATTTACATGGGAAGAG GATCCTCTTGCAGGTATCATTCCCCGGACACTTCATCAGATATTTGAGAAGCTGTCCGAAAGTGGGACAGAGTTTTCTGTCAAGGTTTCCTTGCTGGAGATCTACAATGAAGAGTTGTTTGACCTGCTGAGCCCTTTTCCTGATGTCACTGAACGTCTTCAGTTGTTTGATGATCCACGTAACAAG AGGGGTGTTATCATCAAGGGCCTGGAAGAAATCACAGTACACAACAAAAATGAGGTTTACCAGATTTTGGAGCGTGGATCTGCCAAGAGGAAAACTGCCTCCACTCTCATGAATGCGTACTCCAG TCGCTCTCACTCCGTGTTCTCCGTCACGATTCATATGAAGGAGATAACTGTTGATGGAGAGGAACTGGTCAAGATTGGAAAACTGAACTTG GTTGACCTTGCTGGCAGTGAGAACATCGGCCGGTCCGGTGCTGTGGACAAGCGGGCTCGTGAGGCTGGCAACATCAACCAGTCTTTGCTGACACTGGGCAGGGTGATCACTGCACTGGTGGAGAAGAGGCCCCATGTGCCCTACAGGGAGTCCAAACTCACCCGTATCCTTCAGGACTCACTGGGAGGCCGCACTAAGACTTCCATCATTGCCACAGTTTCACCAGCCTCCATCAACTTGGAG GAAACTCTGAGCACACTGGATTATGCCAACAGGGCCAAGAACATCATGAATAAGCCTGAGGTGAACCAGAAGTTGACAAAGAGAACTCTTATCAAG GAATACACAGAGGAAATTGAGCGTCTAAAACGGGATTTGGCTGCCACTCGTGACAAGAATGGAGTGTATCTGTCATCTGAGAACTATGA GAGCATGGCAGCTGCGATATCTTCCCAAGAGGAGCATATAACTGAATACACAGAGAAGATTGCTGCAGTGGAGGAGGAACTGAAGAGC GTTACAGAGCTGTTTGAGGATCGCAAAGAGAAGCTGGACAAGTGCACCAATGACCTAGAGGAGAAGAACCAGAAGCTGCAGGAGACTCACAGGGACCTGCAGAAGACCAAGCAGAAGCTCACTGAGGAGGAGTTTATAGTGTCTGAGCTGGCCACCACTGAGGAGAAACTGTACACCACTGCAGACAAG TTGCTGACAACTGTTGACGCAAGCACCAAAGACGTGTCTGGCCTGCATGCCAAGCTGGAGAGGAAGAAAAAGGTTGAGGAGCACAACTCTGAGATCCAGATGAGTTTTGCAGACTGCATGGATGCTATGTTCAGCCAGATGCAGAACTCTGTAGAAGACCAGCACAGCAAGCACCAGGGCATGCTGGACTCCTACAAAAACTCAGTTG aGGGTCTTCTCACAGTCAACGACAAAGCTTTCAAAGGAGCCATGGCTACTGTAGCCACGTCCTTCTGCAGCATCAAAGACCTGGTTGCTGATGGCGTGACCAAGTGTCAGGCTAAGATGATGGAGCAGGAGATGCTGTGTGTGGAGGCTAAAAACAGTCTGCACCAGGTTTTG GAGGAGCATAAGCTGGAGCTTGAGGAGGTCCTGGTGGCCCAGGTGTTGCCTGGTCTGAGTGCTATCATGGCCATGAACGACAGCCTGAGGAAGACACTGGAGACCCACCATGCCCTGGCAGCTAAG ATGGAGTCCATGAAGGTGGAGACGGCGTCATTCTTCAGTGGCCATGCCCAGGACCTGGCTACCCTGAGGGAGACCGCAACAGAAGGTCTCGGCTCCCTAAAGACTGAGCACGACAACCTGAAGGAACAGATCAGCAGAGCAGACAAGGAGCACCAAACG GGCATGACCCAGGTGATCCAGTGTCTGCAGAACCAGCTCAACCTCCTGGCCATGGAGACCCAGAATAACTACGCTGGCCTGATGAATGCCTCCGATGCCCTGCAGGTCCCTGTTCAGTCCCTTCAGCAGACCCTTCAAAC GAGATGCAGTGTGTCTGAGAACCAGACCGCCACCCAAAAGGAGCGTCTAGAGTCCACCACTGCCAGCTTGATCTCTGAAGTCCAACAGACTGCCCAGGAGGCCACGCGCACAGTGGACGAGTGCTCCGGCTACTGCAGCCACCTGCACAGCTCTCTGACCCAGCTGGGTGAGAAGAGTCTGCAGTGGTGTGCCTCTACCAAAGATGGCATTGACTCCCAGGCCCAGGCTCAGCTCACCCTGATCAGAGACCAAACCGCCTCTGCTCAGATCCTGCTAACG AGAGTGGAGCAGAGCTGTGAGGAGAGGGTCCAGGAGGTGAGTGGGCAGctgaagcagcagcaggagatggTGAAGGAGGGTCTGGGGGCCATGAAGGAGCAGACGTCACTGGACCAGAACACCCTGGAACACCACCAGACGGAACTCAAGGCCCACTTGGAGGATGGCCTGGCCCGTGTCCACAGCTTCCTCAGCGAGGAGCTCCTACAGGATGTCCCAACTG GTGCAACTCCTCGGAGGAGGGACTTTGTGTACCCACGTCTCCTGGCCAAGTCGAAGAGCAGAGCAGAACTGCTGGAGAACCTCCGCCACAAGCAGGAGGAGCTGCAGACGGCACTGTTCCAGTGTGACGcagtggaggaggagaagcaggTTGATCAG GACTCTCTGGAGGATGAGGTGAGCGGCTATGACTACGTCACTGAGCCGCCTTACATAGACGAAAACCTCATGTGCTACGAGAACGGGAGAGTGCCGTTCTTCAAG CAAAAGAAGGCCGGCAAGAAGGAAAAATCAGTTAATCATTCCAAGATGGTAGATAATGATACTCAGGCAACGCCGGTCAGGTCAAAATTACCACTCAGGTGTCAGAACTAG